A part of Candidatus Thermoplasmatota archaeon genomic DNA contains:
- the tuf gene encoding translation elongation factor EF-1 subunit alpha produces the protein MMATKPHLNLVVIGHVDHGKSTLVGRILLDTGQFPAHMIEKFREEAKAKGKESFVLAWVFDQLKEERERGLTIDVAHKRFDTDKYYITIIDAPGHRDFVKNMITGTSQADAAILVVAAQHGVMAQTREHMFLARTLGVKQMIIAINQMDATTPPYDQKRYEQVKSDVDKLAKSVGYKDEQLQYVPVSAWVGDNIKDRGKLTWWKGDTILQAIDKFTVPEKPTQLPLRWPIQDVYTIKGVGTVPVGKVECGILKPGMQLIFKPSMKPSGVIGEAKTIEMHHETLSQALPGDNIGVNVRGIAKNDIRRGDVAGPVDNPPTVAKSFTAQIMVLNHPSVITKGYTPVFHCYTAQVACRIEEIQKKLDPKTGQVKEENPDFIKTGDAAIVKVVPTRPMVIEPSKKIPQLGRFAIRDMGQTVAAGICIDVEEAK, from the coding sequence ATTATGGCAACTAAACCACACCTTAACTTGGTAGTTATTGGTCATGTTGATCATGGAAAATCAACATTAGTCGGAAGAATATTACTTGATACAGGTCAGTTCCCTGCTCATATGATAGAGAAGTTCAGGGAAGAGGCTAAAGCAAAAGGAAAAGAAAGTTTCGTTCTTGCATGGGTATTTGATCAGCTTAAAGAAGAGCGAGAACGTGGGTTAACAATAGATGTTGCCCATAAGAGATTTGATACAGATAAATACTATATCACAATCATCGATGCCCCTGGTCACCGAGACTTCGTTAAAAACATGATTACTGGTACATCCCAGGCTGATGCTGCAATACTTGTTGTTGCTGCACAGCATGGTGTAATGGCTCAGACTAGAGAACACATGTTCCTTGCTAGGACACTCGGTGTTAAACAGATGATTATAGCAATAAACCAGATGGATGCAACTACACCACCTTATGATCAAAAGCGATACGAACAGGTGAAATCTGATGTAGACAAGCTTGCTAAGAGCGTTGGTTATAAGGATGAGCAATTACAATACGTTCCTGTTTCAGCGTGGGTTGGAGATAACATAAAGGACAGGGGTAAACTTACCTGGTGGAAGGGAGACACAATTTTGCAGGCTATCGATAAGTTTACTGTTCCTGAGAAACCAACACAGCTACCACTGAGATGGCCAATTCAGGATGTATACACGATAAAGGGTGTTGGTACAGTCCCTGTTGGTAAAGTAGAATGTGGTATTTTGAAACCAGGTATGCAACTCATTTTCAAACCAAGTATGAAACCTAGTGGTGTTATAGGTGAAGCTAAAACCATTGAGATGCACCATGAAACTCTTAGTCAGGCTCTCCCTGGTGATAATATCGGTGTTAACGTACGTGGAATAGCTAAAAACGATATCCGGAGAGGAGATGTTGCTGGCCCGGTAGATAACCCGCCGACTGTTGCTAAATCATTCACTGCACAGATAATGGTACTTAACCATCCCTCAGTTATAACCAAAGGATACACACCAGTTTTCCACTGTTACACTGCACAGGTTGCCTGTAGAATAGAAGAGATACAAAAGAAACTCGATCCAAAAACAGGTCAGGTTAAAGAGGAAAACCCGGATTTCATCAAAACAGGTGACGCAGCAATAGTAAAGGTTGTTCCAACCCGCCCGATGGTTATTGAGCCATCAAAGAAAATACCACAACTTGGTAGATTCGCTATCAGGGATATGGGGCAAACAGTAGCTGCTGGTATCTGTATTGATGTGGAAGAAGCTAAGTAA
- the rpsJ gene encoding 30S ribosomal protein S10: MAQKARISLVSTDAKKLEEVCNQIKMIAERTGVALSGPVPLPTKHLKVPCRKSPDGEGTETWDHWEMRIHKRLIDLDASDRALRQLMRIQVPDGVNIEIVLRS; this comes from the coding sequence ATGGCGCAAAAAGCAAGGATATCACTCGTAAGCACTGATGCTAAAAAACTTGAGGAGGTTTGTAACCAGATTAAAATGATCGCTGAACGCACTGGTGTTGCTTTGAGCGGCCCAGTTCCATTACCTACCAAACATCTTAAGGTCCCTTGTAGGAAATCCCCTGATGGAGAAGGAACAGAGACTTGGGATCATTGGGAGATGAGGATTCACAAGCGTCTAATTGACCTTGATGCTAGTGATAGGGCGCTCCGTCAGCTTATGAGAATACAGGTCCCTGATGGGGTAAATATAGAGATTGTTTTAAGATCATAA